The following are from one region of the Capsicum annuum cultivar UCD-10X-F1 chromosome 1, UCD10Xv1.1, whole genome shotgun sequence genome:
- the LOC107853838 gene encoding berberine bridge enzyme-like 13, producing MTSAMLSFLILLIFYLSYVVVSEIPTPSNAKFYECICQNSDYCVPFSTAFVTPTNASFTTILQSTAQNLRCLLPSVPKPQLIFTPMAESHVQAAVICSKQLGLQLRVRSGGHDYEGLSYISDMDPPFIILDLSKLREIVVNIVDNYAWAQAGATVGEVYYRVSEKSKTHGFPAGLCTSLGIGGHITGGAYGTMMRKYGLGADNVVDARIVDANGRILDRQSMGEDLFWAIRGGGGASFGIILSWKLRLVPVPSIVTVFTVPKTLEQNGTKILYKWQQVANKIDDDLFIRVLISNVVDKKGEKTIQTAYNSLFLGRADRLLQIMKDNFPELGLTQKDCTEMSWIKSVLYIAGYPSNTPPEVLLQGKSLFKNYFKAKSDFVKEPIPEDGLEGLWKRLMEEDSPLVIWNPYGGMMAKISESETPFPHRQGVIYMIQYLTLWNDPATESATKHYDWIRRLYNYMTPYASMFPREAYVNYRDLDIGMNKNGSSSSFIDASAWGNKYFKDNFNRLVKVKTKVDPENFFLHEQSIPTLPITRKGMGKSMNQ from the exons ATGACATCTGCCATGCTCTCATTTCTCATACTCTTAATATTTtacttatcctatgttgttgtttcAGAAATTCCAACTCCGTCTAATGCGAAGTTCTATGAATGTATTTGTCAGAATTCTGATTATTGTGTCCCTTTCTCCACAGCTTTCGTCACCCCAACAAATGCTTCTTTCACCACAATCCTACAATCCACAGCACAAAATCTCAGATGTTTACTTCCTTCTGTTCCCAAACCTCAGCTTATTTTCACACCGATGGCAGAATCCCATGTCCAAGCTGCTGTCATTTGCTCGAAACAGCTTGGTCTTCAGCTTAGAGTTAGAAGTGGAGGCCATGATTATGAAG GTCTCTCTTACATTTCTGATATGGATCCTCCTTTCATCATTCTTGATCTCTCGAAGCTCCGAGAAATCGTGGTGAACATAGTGGACAACTATGCTTGGGCTCAGGCAGGGGCAACTGTTGGTGAAGTGTACTATCGGGTTTCAGAGAAAAGCAAGACTCATGGTTTTCCAGCTGGTCTTTGTACAAGTTTGGGAATCGGCGGTCACATAACAGGTGGAGCTTATGGTACTATGATGAGAAAATACGGATTAGGAGCTGATAATGTGGTTGATGCTAGAATTGTTGATGCAAATGGCAGGATTCTTGATAGGCAGAGTATGGGGGAAGACTTGTTTTGGGCAATTAGAGGAGGTGGAGGAGCTAGTTTTGGTATTATACTCTCTTGGAAGTTGAGGTTAGTCCCCGTTCCATCAATTGTAACAGTTTTTACTGTACCAAAAACGCTCGAACAAAATGGGACAAAGATTCTTTATAAATGGCAACAAGTTGCTAACAAGATTGATGACGATCTCTTCATTAGGGTCCTCATAAGTAATGTGGTTGATAAAAAAGGTGAGAAGACTATTCAGACTGCTTATAATTCATTGTTCCTCGGTAGAGCTGACAGGCTTTTACAAATAATGAAGGATAATTTCCCTGAATTGGGATTGACACAAAAGGACTGTACAGAAATGAGTTGGATTAAGTCAGTTTTGTACATTGCTGGTTACCCAAGTAACACCCCGCCAGAAGTACTTCTTCAAGGGAAGTCATTGTTCAAGAATTACTTCAAAGCCAAGTCGGATTTTGTGAAAGAGCCAATTCCAGAAGACGGTCTTGAAGGGCTATGGAAAAGGCTCATGGAAGAAGACTCACCGTTGGTGATATGGAATCCATATGGCGGAATGATGGCTAAAATCTCAGAATCCGAAACCCCTTTTCCTCATAGACAAGGGGTCATTTACATGATCCAATACTTGACACTTTGGAATGATCCTGCTACAGAATCAGCCACGAAGCACTACGATTGGATCAGAAGACTTTATaattatatgaccccttatgctTCTATGTTCCCTAGAGAAGCTTATGTGAATTACAGAGATCTTGATATAGGGATGAACAAGAATGGGAGTTCTAGTAGCTTTATCGATGCTAGTGCGTGGGGAAACAAGTATTTCAAGGACAATTTCAATAGGCTAGTGAAGGTGAAAACTAAAGTGGATCCAGAGAACTTCTTCTTGCATGAACAAAGTATCCCAACACTTCCTATTACAAGAAAGGGAATGGGGAAGAGTATGAACCAGTGA